One part of the Augochlora pura isolate Apur16 chromosome 3, APUR_v2.2.1, whole genome shotgun sequence genome encodes these proteins:
- the LOC144467875 gene encoding uncharacterized protein LOC144467875: MEQRFPDDASKLWAAYAWWSCVLVLKMNCLSWVTGRIRVNRQVIHSEEDRMWMKGPNIILCPTGGGHKDVDRIRSAHRHDLGAALLYLLITPIWLCTSPPYPIARTILPCFAIASILYTIAHMEIGSPHRYCKTILAAVELCILISMFATILVVWCADAPR; encoded by the exons ATGGAGCAACGTTTTCCAGACGACGCGAGCAAGCTGTGGGCTGCTTACGCGTGGTGGTCCTGCGTGCTTGTTTTGAAAATGAACTGCTTGTCCTGGGTCACTGGTAGGATCCGAGTAAACAGACAG GTAATTCACAGCGAGGAGGATCGGATGTGGATGAAAGgacctaatattattttatgtccGACCGGAGGCGGCCATAAAGACGTGGACCGCATCCGGAGCGCCCATCGACACGATCTAGGCGCAGCGCTCCTTTATCTGCTAATTACACCGATATGGTTGTGCACGTCGCCCCCGTATCCTATCGCCAGAACGATTCTTCCCTGTTTCGCGATAGCTAGCATACTGTACACCATCGCGCATATGGAGATTGGGAGTCCCCACCGTTATTGCAAAACAATACTCGCCGCGGTTGAACTTTGCATTCTGATCTCCATGTTCGCTACGATTCTGGTGGTATGGTGCGCGGACGCGCCGCGATAA
- the LOC144468078 gene encoding patched domain-containing protein 3: MEIDERIIRKRSFRSYLQRVPQQISESVEHFFYGLGLKIARRPLKWLICSIVIVLISLSGLHSFHQEKNPMRLWIPQDSDFVRDTDWMIDQFGQGLRMESMILTADNVLEPEILVTLNEIVKQVVALQTSDRIAWTDVCFKVPVISGITRRTKRSKEYDDFFDMEPESQINKTTFEPAVHADPELYCNIVNNLPEACLLSSLVDIWDYDSNVIMQKSTKEIINDVNRAKVSPTLGHPMNFTSLLGGVTRDEQGKVILARAVKTQWAVHINFSKVDMDNFGNDVGTADWATDEVFKWESAYLNILHKNAELLNNKRDGNHTVAIWYEAGRSFGDVTYVTMFGHMDILSIGFILMFFYVLVIFSDYNWVGWRIYLTCVGLLCVGGAFITSISVCSILGIPYGPVHTSLPFLLLALGVDDNFLIMASWKEVHADESNRKKPLEERIALMLGHAGSAITITSLTDVVAFVIGASTILPSLQSFCIYAAVGVLLTFLLQITFYVAFFTLDAKRIESKRNSILPWIVHKDFTQKFVRSQEEPSAKFVAKLYTNVVLTLPGKILIVLVTVAATSAGILGILGLQQWFDPAWFIPNSSYLSKYYSVHHHEYPNRGYEAIILMGEFNYTAEFPKLVNLTETFANLSTVQSLNSWPTDFTKFVAKYYAKDLTTTTLNDTQFDDYLSKFLFSQNGGKYQRNIRFKRELKCGKNAPPILASTIDFVFKRFVTPHQWIPAMDESIQVARDAGIDGFVTVWSEVFSLWTTDKLISQEVLRNVLLALVCVMGMTALLIAELQTCFWIFLCVLLTLLNVCGFMYFWGLTIDIASCIGLELGIGLCVDYAAHVAHAFVHAASETGSEDRTKRAQIAVRYIGAAVAYGAGSTLLALSMMAFSESYVFHAFLRIFVLVILFGIWHGLFLLPVILSTIGPGSLRTYKSRQHSPEKHEDAATSPLNKDTDS; encoded by the exons ATGGAGATCGACGAGAGAATTATCCGTAAACGGAGCTTTCGGAGTTACCTCCAACGAGTTCCGCAACAAATATCCGAATCCGTCGAACACTTCTTCTACGG ACTTGGGTTAAAAATAGCACGGCGGCCACTGAAATGGCTCATCTGTAGTATTGTGATAGtcttaatttctctttctggTTTACATTCCTTCCACCAAGAGAAAAACCCTATGAGACTATGGATCCCGCAAGACTCAGACTTTGTCCGGGACACAGATTGGATGATTGATCAATTTGGGCAAGGCCTGAGAATGGAAAGCATGATTTTAACAGCTGACAATGTGTTAGAGCCAGAGATCCTCgtaaca CTCAATGAGATAGTAAAGCAAGTGGTCGCTTTGCAAACTTCTGACCGTATTGCGTGGACAGACGTGTGTTTTAA AGTACCTGTCATATCAGGTATTACAAGGAGAACAAAGCGTAGTAAAGAGTACGATGATTTCTTTGACATGGAACCTGAGTCACAAATCAATAAAACAACTTTTGAGCCTGCAGTTCATGCCGATCCTGAACTGTATtgtaatatagttaataatttgcCAGAGGCTTGCCTTTTAAGTAGTCTGGTGGATATTTGGGACTACGACAGTAATGTCATCATGCAAAAGTCCACCAAGGAGATTATAAACGATGTAAATAGAGCCAAAGTTAGCCCTACTCTGGGGCATCCAATGAATTTCACGAGCTTATTAGGTGGGGTAACAAGAGACGAGCAAGGTAAAGTGATATTAGCAAGAGCTGTGAAGACACAATGGGCGGTGcacatcaatttttcaaaagtggACATGGATAACTTTGGCAACGATGTTGGAACAGCTGATTGG GCTACAGACGAAGTTTTCAAATGGGAATCGGCCTATCTGAATATACTACATAAAAATGCAGAATTGTTGAACAATAAGAGAGACGGAAACCATACGGTGGCCATTTGGTACGAAGCAGGCAGAAGTTTCGGGGATGTTACATACGTGACAATGTTTGGACACATGGACATACTGTCCATAGGATTCATTTTGATGTTCTTCTATGTTCTAGTCATATTTTCCGATTACAATTGGGTAGGATGGCGA ATTTACCTAACGTGCGTCGGCCTTCTGTGCGTGGGCGGCGCGTTTATAACATCAATCAGCGTATGCTCGATACTCGGTATACCTTACGGACCGGTGCACACCTCGTTACCGTTCCTCTTACTGGCTTTGGGAGTGGACGACAACTTTCTCATCATGGCGTCTTGGAAGGAAGTGCACGCGGATGAGTCGAACAGGAAGAAGCCATTGGAAGAGAGGATAGCTTTAATGTTAGGACACGCAGGATCTGCGATTACTATTACCTCCCTTACCGACGTCGTTGCATTCGTAATTGGCGCATCGACG ATACTGCCGTCCCTTCAGTCATTCTGTATATACGCAGCGGTCGGCGTACTGTTGACGTTTCTGCTCCAAATCACGTTCTACGTCGCCTTTTTCACCTTGGATGCCAAGCGAATCGAAAGCAAGAGGAATTCGATACTGCCGTGGATCGTGCACAAAGACTTTACCCAAAAATTCGTCAGGTCGCAAGAGGAGCCCTCAGCCAAGTTCGTCGCGAAATTGTACACGAACGTCGTCTTGACGTTGCCTGGGAAAATACTGATAGTATTGGTGACCGTCGCCGCCACGTCAGCGGGCATTCTGGGTATCCTGGGGCTACAGCAGTGGTTCGACCCGGCCTGGTTCATACCGAATAGCTCGTATCTCAGCAAGTACTACAGCGTGCACCACCACGAGTATCCCAACCGCGGCTACGAGGCGATTATACTCATGGGGGAGTTCAATTACACTGCCGAGTTCCCGAAACTGGTCAACCTGACAGAGACGTTCGCCAACTTGTCGACGGTGCAGAGTTTGAACTCGTGGCCGACCGACTTCACTAAGTTTGTTGCCAAGTACTATGCAAAAG ATTTGACCACCACGACTCTCAACGATACTCAATTCGACGACTACCTGTCTAAGTTCTTATTCAGTCAAAACGGCGGCAAGTATCAAAGGAACATCCGCTTTAAGAGGGAGCTGAAGTGCGGCAAAAACGCGCCGCCGATTCTTGCCAGCACCATAGACTTTGTCTTCAAGCGGTTCGTTACACCTCATCAGTGGATCCCGGCGATGGACGAGAGTATCCAGGTGGCTCGGGATGCTGGGATCGACGGGTTCGTCACCGTCTGGAGCGAAGTGTTCAGTCTGTGGACCACCGATAAATTGATCTCTCAAGAAGTCCTGCGAAATGTTTTGCTCGCGTTGGTCTGCGTTATGGGGATGACTGCGCTGTTGATCGCGGAGCTGCAGACCTGCTTCTGGATCTTCTTGTGCGTTCTTCTTACGCTACTGAACGTCTGCGGGTTCATGTACTTTTGGGGGCTCACGATAGACATCGCGTCATGCATCG GTCTTGAGCTAGGCATTGGCCTGTGCGTGGATTACGCGGCCCACGTAGCCCATGCGTTCGTGCACGCTGCGTCAGAGACCGGCAGCGAGGACCGGACAAAGAGGGCGCAGATAGCAGTGCGATACATAGGCGCAGCAGTTGCCTACGGTGCTGGGTCAACGCTGCTGGCGCTGTCGATGATGGCGTTCTCCGAGAGTTACGTGTTCCACGCGTTCCTCAGGATCTTCGTGCTAGTGATATTATTCGGCATATGGCACGGATTGTTCCTGCTGCCGGTGATACTGAGTACGATTGGACCGGGCAGCCTGCGCACGTACAAATCAAGGCAGCATTCTCCGGAGAAGCACGAGGATGCGGCGACCAGTCCATTGAACAAAGACACGGATAGTTAA